The following are encoded in a window of Ricinus communis isolate WT05 ecotype wild-type chromosome 4, ASM1957865v1, whole genome shotgun sequence genomic DNA:
- the LOC8289492 gene encoding probable arabinosyltransferase ARAD1 isoform X1 yields MSEQFSKTRKPKSPETKSLSAMARKSSLLKQTLIFSICLILALYAVFNTFFNPTTSSLLYPSPEDNSLSGFPGKVTENNDNNNINKVKIFMYDLPKKFTTGIIQQHALARGSKDTSNVKYPGHQHMGEWYLFSDLNRPEHGRIGSPVVKVDDPDEADLFYVPVFSSLSLIVNPVRPAGTEPGLVQHYSDEEMQEQLVEWLEQQEYWKRNNGRDHVIIAGDPNALYRVLDRVKNAILLLSDFGRVRPDQGSLVKDIIVPYSHRINVYNGDIGVRDRNTLLFFMGNRYRKDGGKIRDLLFQMLESEEDVVIKHGTQSRENRRAASRGMHTSKFCLNPAGDTPSACRLFDSIVSLCVPVIVSDSIELPFEDVIDYTKIAIFVETTDSLKPGYLVKLLREVTSERILEYQKELKKVTRYFEYDNSNGTVNEIWRQVAQKLPLIRLMTNRDRRLVKRDWSQPDCSCLCTNQTGLIISL; encoded by the exons ATGAGCGAGCAATTCTCCAAAACTAGAAAACCAAAATCACCAGAAACCAAATCACTATCTGCAATGGCGCGAAAATCCTCTCTTCTCAAACAGACCCTAATTTTCTCAATTTGCTTGATCCTCGCTCTCTACGCTGTCTTCAAcactttcttcaatccaactACCTCTTCTTTACTATACCCTTCTCCAGAGGATAACAGTCTGTCCGGTTTTCCCGGGAAAGTGACAGAAAACAACGACAACAACAACATAAACAAGGTAAAGATTTTCATGTATGATCTACCTAAAAAGTTCACCACTGGTATAATCCAGCAACACGCGCTGGCGCGTGGGTCTAAAGACACGTCGAATGTGAAGTACCCAGGCCACCAGCACATGGGTGAGTGGTACTTGTTTTCGGATCTGAACCGACCCGAACACGGGAGAATCGGGTCACCCGTAGTTAAAGTGGATGACCCAGATGAGGCTGACTTGTTTTATGTTCCtgtgttttcttctttaagtttAATAGTGAACCCTGTTCGACCGGCGGGAACCGAGCCAGGTTTGGTTCAACATTATAGTGATGAGGAGATGCAGGAGCAGTTGGTGGAGTGGTTAGAGCAACAGGAGTATTGGAAAAGGAATAATGGGAGAGACCATGTGATTATAGCTGGTGATCCGAATGCGCTTTACCGGGTGTTGGATCGGGTCAAGAATGCTATTTTACTGCTGTCGGATTTTGGACGGGTTAGACCCGACCAAGGGTCGCTAGTGAAAGATATTATAGTGCCTTATTCTCATAGAATTAATGTTTATAATGGTGATATTGGTGTTAGGGATCGAAATACATTGTTGTTTTTCATGGGAAATCGTTATCGGAAAGAT GGAGGTAAAATTCGTGATTTGCTATTCCAAATGCTCGAATCGGAAGAAGATGTTGTGATAAAACATGGAACTCAATCAAGGGAGAATCGACGAGCAGCTTCACGCGGAATGCATACATCAAAGTTTTGTTTAAATCCTGCTGGTGATACTCCATCAGCTTGCAGACTTTTTGATTCTATTGTTAGCTTGTGTGTTCCCGTAATAGTCAGTGACAGTATTGAGTTGCCTTTTGAAGATGTCATAGATTATACAAAGATTGCAATCTTCGTAGAGACAACTGATTCTTTAAAGCCAggatatttagttaaattgcTCAGGGAAGTAACCTCCGAGAGGATTCTGGAATATCAGAAAGAGCTGAAAAAG GTGACCCGGTACTTTGAGTATGACAATTCAAACGGAACTGTGAATGAAATATGGCGCCAAGTTGCACAGAAGTTACCGCTCATAAGATTAATGACTAATCGCGATAGAAGGCTTGTTAAGAGGGACTGGAGTCAACCAGATTGTTCTTGTTTATGTACAAATCAGACTGGGCTAATCATCTCCCTATGA
- the LOC8289492 gene encoding probable arabinosyltransferase ARAD1 isoform X2 — MSEQFSKTRKPKSPETKSLSAMARKSSLLKQTLIFSICLILALYAVFNTFFNPTTSSLLYPSPEDNSLSGFPGKVTENNDNNNINKVKIFMYDLPKKFTTGIIQQHALARGSKDTSNVKYPGHQHMVNPVRPAGTEPGLVQHYSDEEMQEQLVEWLEQQEYWKRNNGRDHVIIAGDPNALYRVLDRVKNAILLLSDFGRVRPDQGSLVKDIIVPYSHRINVYNGDIGVRDRNTLLFFMGNRYRKDGGKIRDLLFQMLESEEDVVIKHGTQSRENRRAASRGMHTSKFCLNPAGDTPSACRLFDSIVSLCVPVIVSDSIELPFEDVIDYTKIAIFVETTDSLKPGYLVKLLREVTSERILEYQKELKKVTRYFEYDNSNGTVNEIWRQVAQKLPLIRLMTNRDRRLVKRDWSQPDCSCLCTNQTGLIISL; from the exons ATGAGCGAGCAATTCTCCAAAACTAGAAAACCAAAATCACCAGAAACCAAATCACTATCTGCAATGGCGCGAAAATCCTCTCTTCTCAAACAGACCCTAATTTTCTCAATTTGCTTGATCCTCGCTCTCTACGCTGTCTTCAAcactttcttcaatccaactACCTCTTCTTTACTATACCCTTCTCCAGAGGATAACAGTCTGTCCGGTTTTCCCGGGAAAGTGACAGAAAACAACGACAACAACAACATAAACAAGGTAAAGATTTTCATGTATGATCTACCTAAAAAGTTCACCACTGGTATAATCCAGCAACACGCGCTGGCGCGTGGGTCTAAAGACACGTCGAATGTGAAGTACCCAGGCCACCAGCACATGG TGAACCCTGTTCGACCGGCGGGAACCGAGCCAGGTTTGGTTCAACATTATAGTGATGAGGAGATGCAGGAGCAGTTGGTGGAGTGGTTAGAGCAACAGGAGTATTGGAAAAGGAATAATGGGAGAGACCATGTGATTATAGCTGGTGATCCGAATGCGCTTTACCGGGTGTTGGATCGGGTCAAGAATGCTATTTTACTGCTGTCGGATTTTGGACGGGTTAGACCCGACCAAGGGTCGCTAGTGAAAGATATTATAGTGCCTTATTCTCATAGAATTAATGTTTATAATGGTGATATTGGTGTTAGGGATCGAAATACATTGTTGTTTTTCATGGGAAATCGTTATCGGAAAGAT GGAGGTAAAATTCGTGATTTGCTATTCCAAATGCTCGAATCGGAAGAAGATGTTGTGATAAAACATGGAACTCAATCAAGGGAGAATCGACGAGCAGCTTCACGCGGAATGCATACATCAAAGTTTTGTTTAAATCCTGCTGGTGATACTCCATCAGCTTGCAGACTTTTTGATTCTATTGTTAGCTTGTGTGTTCCCGTAATAGTCAGTGACAGTATTGAGTTGCCTTTTGAAGATGTCATAGATTATACAAAGATTGCAATCTTCGTAGAGACAACTGATTCTTTAAAGCCAggatatttagttaaattgcTCAGGGAAGTAACCTCCGAGAGGATTCTGGAATATCAGAAAGAGCTGAAAAAG GTGACCCGGTACTTTGAGTATGACAATTCAAACGGAACTGTGAATGAAATATGGCGCCAAGTTGCACAGAAGTTACCGCTCATAAGATTAATGACTAATCGCGATAGAAGGCTTGTTAAGAGGGACTGGAGTCAACCAGATTGTTCTTGTTTATGTACAAATCAGACTGGGCTAATCATCTCCCTATGA